The Aurantiacibacter gangjinensis genome includes a region encoding these proteins:
- a CDS encoding ABC transporter permease: MSIKDGGRLSLWKAAAVVARRDFTAILFSKAFIFFLLGPLFPVAVMALAGGVGAQVQSEARVANVGIAMESADVDAMLAARERVHTVVGDAVPTMVEAARIIPGDAYDPADVLENQEGNLAALVTGTPEEPTLTATDGRLVRWQGVVGMVAAEAANPGAQTYPEVQTQAVGTSGASQNTARLQTAQGGQLLLFLLIMLLASMVLSNLVEEKGNKIIEILAAAIPMDAVFLGKLFAMLGISVVGVAVWGSVGFTVLRAGGVSLSDYANPGVGWPAFFALFALYFGMGYLLLGSIFLAVGSLANTVREVQTVSMPATMFQILVFFFASLAVTARGGWIEYTAMAFPLSSPFAMVARAATDEAIWPHLLALAWQAVWVAIFIRLGASLFRRRVMKSGPQGARKGSLIGRAFAGMFRTGSRTTP, from the coding sequence ATGAGCATCAAGGACGGAGGGCGCCTCTCGCTCTGGAAAGCCGCCGCCGTGGTCGCCCGGCGCGATTTCACCGCGATCCTTTTCAGCAAGGCGTTCATCTTCTTCCTGCTCGGTCCGCTCTTCCCCGTCGCCGTAATGGCGCTGGCGGGCGGCGTGGGCGCGCAAGTGCAATCCGAAGCGCGCGTCGCCAATGTCGGCATTGCGATGGAAAGCGCGGACGTCGACGCCATGCTTGCCGCGCGGGAGCGCGTGCACACGGTGGTGGGTGACGCCGTGCCCACCATGGTAGAAGCCGCACGCATCATTCCCGGCGACGCTTACGATCCAGCCGATGTTTTGGAGAACCAGGAAGGCAACCTCGCTGCCCTCGTCACTGGCACACCGGAGGAGCCGACGCTGACGGCCACGGACGGGCGTCTCGTGCGCTGGCAGGGCGTGGTCGGCATGGTCGCTGCCGAGGCCGCCAATCCCGGCGCGCAGACCTATCCCGAAGTGCAGACGCAGGCCGTGGGCACCAGCGGCGCATCGCAGAACACCGCACGCCTGCAAACGGCGCAAGGCGGACAATTGCTGCTGTTCCTGCTCATCATGCTGCTCGCCAGCATGGTTCTCTCCAACCTGGTGGAAGAGAAGGGCAACAAGATCATCGAGATCCTCGCCGCCGCCATCCCGATGGACGCGGTCTTCCTCGGCAAGCTGTTTGCCATGCTCGGCATTTCGGTGGTCGGCGTCGCGGTGTGGGGCAGTGTCGGTTTCACCGTGTTACGGGCGGGCGGCGTGTCGCTATCCGATTATGCCAATCCTGGCGTCGGCTGGCCCGCCTTCTTTGCCTTGTTCGCCCTGTATTTCGGCATGGGCTATCTGCTGCTCGGATCGATTTTCCTCGCGGTCGGATCGCTCGCCAATACGGTGCGCGAGGTGCAGACTGTCTCCATGCCCGCCACCATGTTCCAGATCCTGGTATTCTTTTTCGCCAGCCTCGCTGTAACCGCCAGGGGGGGATGGATCGAATATACAGCCATGGCATTCCCGCTTTCATCGCCCTTTGCCATGGTCGCCCGCGCCGCCACGGATGAGGCCATCTGGCCGCATCTGCTGGCGCTGGCATGGCAGGCTGTATGGGTGGCGATTTTCATCCGGCTGGGCGCAAGCCTGTTCCGCCGGCGGGTGATGAAATCCGGTCCGCAGGGGGCTCGAAAGGGCAGCTTGATCGGACGGGCCTTCGCGGGAATGTTCAGGACAGGTTCCAGGACGACCCCGTAA
- a CDS encoding NAD(P)/FAD-dependent oxidoreductase: protein MTRYDVVIVGTGHGGAQAAIALRQNGFTGSILMIGRDRNPPYERPPLSKEFLAGEKPFERILIRPEQFWADKEIGLALGESVAKVDPELREVHLSSGTVIGYDRLIWSGGGDARRLSCPGGHLDGVHAVRDRRDVDALKGDLAAGAQRYVVVGGGYIGLEAAAVLRKLGRDVTVVEATDRLLSRVAGEDMSQFFLEEHRRQGVDVRLSSKVARLEGEARVTGVTLEDGETIACDCVVVGIGIVPAVGPLIAAGAAGANGVDVTDTCHTSLEKVYAIGDCAAHANPYAGGEVIRLESVQNAHDMATTVAKAICGEPEPYKALPWFWSNQYDCKLQTAGISLGHDTAVLRGDPAERSFSVIYLRDGQVIAVDAVNRTKDYVQGRKLVELECKIEPNRLADAETALKEMM, encoded by the coding sequence ATGACCCGCTATGACGTAGTCATCGTCGGCACAGGGCATGGCGGCGCACAGGCTGCCATCGCCCTGCGCCAGAACGGCTTTACCGGCTCGATCCTGATGATCGGGCGCGACCGCAATCCGCCCTATGAGCGCCCGCCGCTTTCCAAGGAATTTCTCGCAGGCGAAAAGCCTTTCGAGCGCATCCTTATCCGGCCGGAACAGTTCTGGGCGGACAAGGAGATCGGCCTCGCACTGGGTGAAAGTGTGGCCAAGGTCGATCCGGAATTGCGCGAGGTGCACCTCTCGAGCGGCACGGTGATCGGCTATGACAGGCTGATCTGGTCGGGAGGCGGCGATGCGCGTCGCCTGTCATGCCCGGGCGGGCATCTGGACGGCGTGCATGCCGTTCGCGACCGCCGCGATGTCGATGCGCTGAAAGGCGACCTTGCCGCAGGCGCACAACGTTATGTCGTCGTCGGCGGTGGTTATATCGGGCTGGAAGCGGCAGCCGTGCTGCGCAAGCTGGGCCGCGACGTCACCGTCGTGGAAGCGACAGACCGCCTCCTTTCGCGCGTCGCGGGCGAAGACATGTCGCAATTCTTCCTCGAAGAACACCGGCGGCAGGGCGTGGATGTGCGCCTGTCATCGAAGGTCGCCCGCCTTGAAGGCGAAGCTCGCGTGACCGGCGTGACGCTGGAAGATGGCGAGACCATTGCCTGCGACTGCGTGGTTGTGGGCATCGGCATCGTGCCTGCCGTCGGCCCGTTAATCGCTGCTGGTGCCGCTGGCGCGAACGGGGTCGATGTGACCGACACCTGCCACACCAGCCTCGAGAAGGTCTATGCCATCGGCGACTGTGCAGCGCACGCCAATCCCTATGCGGGCGGAGAGGTCATCAGGCTGGAAAGCGTGCAGAATGCGCATGACATGGCCACCACCGTCGCCAAGGCGATCTGTGGCGAGCCGGAGCCCTACAAGGCGCTGCCCTGGTTCTGGTCCAATCAGTACGATTGCAAATTGCAGACGGCGGGAATCAGCCTGGGTCACGACACCGCCGTGCTGCGCGGCGATCCGGCGGAGCGCAGCTTTTCCGTTATCTACCTGCGCGACGGGCAGGTGATCGCCGTCGACGCGGTGAACCGCACCAAGGATTATGTGCAGGGCCGCAAGCTGGTGGAGCTGGAATGCAAGATCGAGCCCAATCGCCTTGCCGATGCGGAAACGGCGCTCAAGGAGATGATGTAA
- a CDS encoding ABC transporter ATP-binding protein: MDMATGEFAARASAAPAADAPLAIEARGLVKRFDGQLAVDGIDISVPEGAIYGILGPNGAGKTTTLRMLLGIIDPDEGTRRVLGADNPQDVARRIGYLPEERGLYPSMKSYEAIAFMGALRGLPLDEGRARGKDLLDGHGLGHAVDKQIRQLSKGMAQTVQLLGTLVHRPKLVVFDEPFSGLDAINQGRLEQLIRGLADDGTTVIFSTHVIAHAERLCEGIAIIAGGKVPYAGSVEEARDRIPAQVRLETRNAEGPWRAALPADTRRVGDFWYFPLPESGIEPLLKALMDGEAGIQSLSIERAGLHDAFVAIAGEAAARDMVADNTGEPA; the protein is encoded by the coding sequence ATGGATATGGCGACAGGTGAATTTGCAGCGCGCGCGAGTGCGGCTCCGGCAGCGGATGCCCCGCTGGCAATCGAGGCGCGCGGGCTCGTCAAACGGTTCGACGGGCAGCTGGCGGTCGACGGCATCGACATCTCCGTGCCCGAAGGCGCGATTTACGGCATTCTTGGCCCCAATGGCGCGGGCAAGACCACCACGCTTCGCATGCTGCTGGGCATTATCGACCCGGATGAAGGCACGCGGCGGGTGCTGGGCGCGGACAACCCGCAGGATGTCGCGCGGCGCATCGGATACCTGCCTGAAGAACGCGGACTCTACCCTTCCATGAAAAGCTATGAGGCCATCGCCTTCATGGGCGCGCTGCGCGGGTTGCCGCTGGATGAAGGGCGCGCACGCGGCAAGGATCTGCTGGACGGTCACGGCCTCGGCCACGCGGTCGACAAGCAGATCCGCCAATTGTCCAAGGGCATGGCGCAGACGGTGCAGCTGCTCGGCACGCTGGTTCATCGCCCGAAACTCGTCGTGTTCGACGAGCCGTTCAGCGGACTGGACGCGATTAATCAGGGCAGGCTGGAGCAGTTGATCCGCGGTCTTGCCGATGACGGCACGACAGTCATTTTCTCCACCCACGTCATCGCCCATGCGGAGCGGCTTTGCGAAGGCATCGCCATTATCGCAGGCGGCAAGGTGCCCTATGCCGGAAGCGTAGAGGAAGCGCGCGACCGTATTCCTGCACAGGTGCGTTTGGAAACGCGCAATGCCGAGGGGCCGTGGCGCGCAGCCCTGCCAGCCGACACGCGCCGCGTCGGGGATTTCTGGTATTTCCCGCTGCCCGAAAGCGGCATCGAACCGCTGCTGAAAGCACTGATGGATGGCGAGGCGGGCATCCAGTCGCTTTCCATCGAGCGGGCCGGGTTGCACGATGCCTTCGTCGCCATTGCAGGCGAAGCCGCCGCGCGCGACATGGTGGCCGACAACACGGGAGAACCGGCATGA
- the queG gene encoding tRNA epoxyqueuosine(34) reductase QueG, with product MVNAADTSSLEDALKAKARELGFAAIGIAPATDDPTRAARLHEWLDAGHHGEMAWMADRADVRQGPQSMWADARSVIALGMSYAPDVDPLAPADAKISVYAQGRDYHDVVKKALKVLARWLVEREPEMQLKVFVDTAPVMEKPLGEAAGIGWQGKHTNLVSREHGNWLFLGAIYTTLELSADEPHTDRCGSCRACQDACPTDAFPAPYQLDARRCISYLTIEHKGPIPLEFREAIGNRIYGCDDCLAVCPWNKFADVSARAQKLAPREELIDPPLADLLALDDARFRAKFSGSPIKRVGRDRFVRNCLIAAGNSADAGLLPQVHALRDDPDAIVAEAADWAHARLTSSP from the coding sequence ATGGTTAACGCAGCCGATACTAGCTCGCTTGAGGATGCTCTCAAGGCGAAAGCGCGCGAGCTGGGCTTTGCCGCCATCGGCATCGCGCCTGCTACCGACGATCCGACGCGCGCGGCACGGTTGCACGAATGGCTGGATGCGGGCCATCATGGCGAGATGGCGTGGATGGCGGACAGGGCCGACGTCCGGCAGGGTCCGCAATCGATGTGGGCGGATGCGCGGAGCGTCATAGCGCTCGGCATGAGCTATGCGCCCGATGTCGATCCGCTGGCACCGGCGGACGCGAAGATTTCGGTTTATGCGCAAGGCCGAGATTATCACGATGTCGTGAAAAAGGCGCTGAAGGTGCTTGCCCGCTGGCTGGTGGAGCGCGAACCGGAAATGCAGCTTAAAGTCTTCGTCGATACCGCGCCGGTCATGGAAAAGCCGCTTGGCGAGGCAGCCGGGATTGGATGGCAGGGCAAGCACACCAATCTGGTTAGCCGCGAGCACGGGAACTGGCTGTTTCTCGGAGCGATCTATACCACGCTTGAGCTTTCAGCTGACGAACCGCACACGGACCGATGTGGTTCGTGCCGCGCTTGCCAAGATGCTTGCCCCACCGATGCATTTCCCGCGCCCTACCAGCTCGATGCGCGGCGCTGCATCTCGTACCTGACCATCGAGCACAAAGGGCCGATCCCGCTCGAATTTCGCGAGGCGATCGGCAATCGCATCTATGGCTGCGACGATTGCCTTGCGGTCTGCCCTTGGAACAAGTTCGCCGATGTGTCGGCGCGGGCGCAGAAGCTCGCCCCGCGCGAGGAGCTGATCGATCCGCCACTCGCCGACCTGTTGGCTCTCGACGATGCGAGATTCCGCGCGAAATTTTCCGGCTCGCCGATCAAGCGCGTGGGGCGCGACCGCTTCGTGCGCAACTGCCTGATCGCCGCGGGCAATAGCGCCGATGCCGGGCTGCTGCCGCAAGTGCACGCACTGCGCGACGACCCCGACGCTATCGTGGCCGAAGCCGCCGACTGGGCGCACGCGCGCCTTACATCATCTCCTTGA
- the msrB gene encoding peptide-methionine (R)-S-oxide reductase MsrB, which translates to MKTSLKDRRAALAWLGAGTSATALAACGSSKEVRARDYRISYSEAEWRRRLSREEYRVLREAGTERPFSSPLDNESRRGTFVCAGCGNRLYSSAHKFDSGTGWPSFWQPVDSGAVGYSTDYNLGYARREVHCADCGGHLGHVFNDGPRPTGERHCINGVAMDFRPG; encoded by the coding sequence ATGAAAACATCGCTGAAAGACCGCCGCGCCGCACTCGCATGGCTGGGGGCCGGAACATCGGCAACCGCGCTCGCCGCCTGCGGCAGCAGCAAAGAGGTGCGCGCGCGCGACTATCGCATTTCCTATTCCGAAGCCGAATGGCGTCGCCGCCTCTCGCGTGAGGAATATCGCGTGCTGCGCGAAGCCGGCACGGAGCGCCCCTTCTCCTCGCCGCTCGACAATGAAAGCCGCCGCGGCACGTTCGTCTGCGCAGGATGCGGCAACCGGCTCTATTCCAGCGCGCACAAGTTCGACAGCGGCACGGGCTGGCCAAGTTTCTGGCAGCCGGTCGATAGCGGCGCGGTCGGCTATTCGACCGATTACAATCTCGGCTATGCTCGCCGAGAAGTGCACTGCGCCGATTGCGGCGGACATCTGGGCCATGTGTTCAACGATGGCCCGCGCCCGACCGGGGAGCGGCACTGCATCAATGGCGTGGCAATGGATTTCCGGCCCGGCTGA